CCTCCCGATTATTTGATGATGACACTCAGCTGTTTACGGAGACAACTGATAGTAAGGCTGTCCAGGCTTCCTCCGGATTCACCGTCCAGATGCACCGGCCGTTTGATGCTGGTGCTGATATGTACACTGCGGCATCTCAGAAAGAGGACTCCCCGCAGGTGCGTATGTTTTCCGAAAAATGCGGCAGGCAGCATGAGCAGCACCTTCAGTCTTGAGATACCGGATACAACCATGAGATCCAGAAAGCCGTCAGCTGAATTTGCAGAAGGACAAAACTTAAATCCACCGCCCTCATACTTCAGATTCATCGCAGCTGCAAACCAGACGTTGCAAAAAGAGGCACTGCGGCCGCCGTCCATGGAAAGGCGCAGATCAAACCGTTTAAAGAACAGCAGATGTCTGAGCGCAATGGATGCATAGGTCAGTTTGCCGAGTCCGAATCTGTTCAGAAAATCTTTGATCGGGGAAGCCAGCGCCTCATGACAGATACCTGCATCAAACCCAATGCCGCTGCTGATCACGAAACGGCGCTCCCTGCCTGATGCATGGCAGACTCCAATATCTATTTTTCGGATGACCTGTGGTTTCAGGATTGCCTGCAGTGCGGTGGGTACGTCTTTTGCCAAACCGACACCGCGTGCAAAATCATTGCCTGAACCGGTGGGAATGTACCCCAGAGTTATCTGTTCCGGGTGGGTCAGTCCGCTCACAATCTCGTTGAGCGTTCCGTCTCCGCCGATGGCAGCCAGAATATCCTCCTGCGTCAGTGTGTCGGAGAGCATTCGGGCCAGCTTCTTTGCATGACCACGGTATTTTGTCAGAAATGCCTGGTAGACGACCCGGCGTTTCTGTAGCTCCTGTTCTACCTGACTCCATATTTTGGCGCCCAGGTCCGAACGGGATTTTGGATTAATGATAAAATAGTACAAGGCGTATCCCTCCTCTTTAAGTATTTTAACAGCTGCTGTTATAATCGACAAGTGAATTAATTATAAAATGAAAGGATGACACTATGCTGCAATATATGGCAGGCTATCTGCTTATGATAAATCTGATAACACTTTTTGCTTACGGAATGGACAAACGCCGCGCACGGCTTGGAAAGTGGCGGGTAAAGGAACGCACCCTTCTGCTGCTGGCAGTGATCGGAGGTTCAGCCGGGGCGCTCCTGGGAATCTATGGTTTCCGGCATAAGACAAAGCATAAAAAGTTTACATTACTCATTCCGGTACTTTTGGCTTGCCATACGGTGCTGCTGATCCGTTTTTTCATGGAGTACTCCGGATGATAACTTTATGAACCGTGAGGGGATTGAGAGCTGAACGGATGGGATATAAAAAAATCGTGAGATGCTGATATTGAACGCAAAATTGCTTGAAAAGACATAAAAAAGACAGTTGAATGCTGTATTATGAAAAACAACGACAGATTCTGACAATTTTATTGATTTTAGCTTGAAAAGAAGGTATAACTATAATACATGGGTATACTTAACAGGACATATTATTTCAGACAGAAAAAGGGCGGGACAATCAGTGAGTGAAAAAAAGATTCTGGTATTTCCACTATCTCAAAGTCAGCAGAACATATGGAATCTGGAGCGAACATTTGCGGGGACATCGATAAACAATATCAGTACCACCATCCGTATCCACGGACGGATAGACTTTGTGCTTCTGCAGAAGAGCATTCAGATGGTTCTGGAAGCGGATATCTCACTCCGTACGCAGCTGACGATGCAGGACGATGTGCCGATGCAGTATCACGTTCCATACAGGGAACAGGCTTTTGAAGTATATGATTTTACACATACAAACGACAGAGGGATTGAAAGCTGGGAGGCGACCGTGAGCCGTGAGGTACTTCCTCTGCTTGACATGCCTTTGTATCGCTTCGTTTTATTCCGCTCGGGAGAAAACGAGGGCGGTGTCTTTATTAAGGTTCACCATATCATATCAGATGGCTGGGCGCAGATGCTGCTGTGTAACCGCATCGCCCGGTACTACCTGGAGCTTCTGGCGGGAAGAGAACCGCAGATCGAAGCTGCCCCGGATTACCGGCAGCATGTGGAGGAAGAGGAAAGATATCTGAACTCCAGGACGTACAGCCGCGACCGGGAATACTGGGAACAGGTTGTCAGACAGTCGGGAGAGCCGTCGGTCATCAAGTCGGTAAAAAGCGCAGCTGTCAGTCCCGTAGGACGCAGGCTGAGTTTTCAATTGCCGCAGACACTCAATCATGCAATCTACTCATACTGTATAAAAAATCGTGTCGCGCCATTTGCAGTATTTTATATGGCTCTGGCGATATATTTCAGGAGAATCGGAGGAGCAGTCCGGTTTACGGTCGGTACACCAATCGTAAACCGGACTAATTTTATCGAAAAACAAAGCACCGGAATGTTTGTGAATACCTTACCTTTTTATAATGAGATCGACGATGACTGGAGTCTTGATCAGTTCAACGAAGCATTGATGGATCAGTGGTATGAGCTGCTCCGCCATCAGAGATTTCCATTTTCGCATATTGTACAGCTTGCGGACAATTATGGCAGGGAAGACAGCAGGCTGTTCCATATCGCGCTGTCTTATCAGGACAGTAAGGTATATGAAAGTCCGGATGCATCCGTTACTTTTCAGGGGAGATGGCATTACAGCGGATATCAGGCGGAGCAGCTCTGTATTCATCTGAGCAATATGGAGGATCACAGGCAGTATTCCGTTGACTATGATTACCTGACACAGCTGTTTTCAGAGGATGAGATTTACCGGCTTCATGGGAATCTGGAGAATATTCTTCAGGAGGCACTCGGAAGCCCGTCAAAACCGATCTACCAGCTTGCAGTCCTCTCGAAAGAAGAGAGAGAGCGTGTACTTTATACCTTCAACCATACAGCCAGGACGCTGGAAGAAAAGTGCCTGTACGATGTATTTCGTGAAAAGGTCAGGGAACATCCGAATCGGGTAGCTGCCATCTGCGGCGGCGAAAGGATGACTTATGAGGAACTGGATCAGCGAGGTGCAGTTCTTTCCGCGCGGCTGCAGGGAATTCTTGGAGAGGATGCGGGCGTTGCAGCGCTGCTGCTTCCGAGGGATTTCTCACTCTTTACGGCACTGACAGGAGTACTGCATTCAGGAAATGCATATTTGATGTTGTCTCCTGAACTTCCGGCAGGACGGATACGATTGATTCTGGAGAAAAGCGGTGCGGGGGTTCTGGTCACACAGCGCGACATATATGAACAGCTGATAAGAGACGAAGTACAGACTCCGGTGATTTTTGCGGATGAGGTATATGCATCCAATTCCCCTGCCGACAGCAGGAGAGCTGCGATGGATGATCTTGCGTATCTTGTTTATACATCCGGGAGTACAGGCGAGCCGAAAGGGGTGGAGATCACACAGAAGAACCTGTTGAATTTCTGCCGTGCCATGACACCGGTCTACGGGAGGGGAGCAGTACTTTCCGTATGCAATACGGGATTTGACGCATTTACGATTGAAAGCACGGCAGCACTGCTGAACGGACGGACGGTAGTCCTTCCCAAAGATATGGAACAGGAATCCCCCCGCAGGCTCGCCGAACTGATCCGGGGATATGCAGTCGGATTTCTTTCCATTACACCGTCCCGGTTGACCGCGTTCTTAAAGGAACCGGTATTTTGCCGTGCGATGCGGATGATGGAAAGCATTGTGTGCGGCGGCGAGGCCTTCCCGGGAGAACTTTTAAAACAGCTCAAGACCTGTACCTGCGCCCGTATCTATAATCAATACGGACCGTCGGAGACGACAGTGGGCGTGACAGTTAAGGAGCTTGGAGACGCATCGGCGATCACGATCGGAAAACCGATGCAAAACTGCAGGATGTATGTACTTGATCCGTGGATGAACCCACTGCCTGCAGGGGTATATGGTGAGCTGTACATCAGCGGCCTCTGCGTCGGCAGAGGATACCGGGGGGATGAACAGCTGACAAAAGAGAAATTTACAGAGAATCCTTTTGAGACAGGGGAGATCATGTACGCAACGGGAGATGCTGCCTGCTGGACTCAGGATGGAGAAATCCTTCTGGCCGGCCGATTTGACCGTCAGGTCAAACTGCGCGGGCTCAGAGTGGAGCCCCAGGAAATTGCAGACTGCATCGCATCCTACCCGGGGGTCAAAGAGGCGGCTGCAAAAGTATGTGAGCTGAATGGACAGATGGTGCTGGCAGCTTATTATTGTGCGGATGAGGAAATTCCTGAGGTTGAACTTTTGACATTTGCAGCTTCCTATCTGCCGAGATATATGATACCCGCTGCTGTTATCAGAATGGAAAAGCTGCCGCTGCTTTCAAGTGGAAAGACAGATGAAAGCCGGCTTCCGCCGCCGGTTATGGGAAACAACATTGAGAGTGAACAGGACAGCGCGCTGGTCAGGCAGATCACATCCGTGTTTTGCAGGGTATTAAAACAGCCGGAGATCAAAGCAGACAGTGATTATTTCCTGTATGGAGGAAATTCCCTGAATGCCATGGAAGTGCTGGGCGAGCTTGAAGAGCAGACCGGACAGTTGGTCCGCGTGTCAGATTTATATGCCTGCAGAACTGCACGAAGGCTGGCACAGTTTATATGCAAAGAAGAAAAAGCGGGAAGCCCGTCCCGTGCGCAGCAGGAACACCTGAAACCTGCTCCCGCTATGGAACGTTATCCGCTGTCGCCGATACAACAGGGCATCTATGTGCAGTCGCGTATGGATGAGGGGGGACTGTCCTATCATATGCCGGGTGCTTTTCGTCTCCGGGAAGATGTTGATACAGGGAGACTGGAAGGCGCGTTCAGGCAGCTGATCGCAGAGGACCCGCTGTTTCGCACAGAATTTGTACAGGAACAGGAAGGGATTTTTGCGCGTGTCAGAGAACAGGTGGAATTTTCACTGCAGATACTGAGGGGCACAGATCTGTCTGAGGTAAGCAGCTCATTTGTAGTTCCGTTTGACCTGGCAAGGGCGCCGCTTCTGAGGGCCGGGATCCTGAAAGACGATGCGGGGGAGAACATCTTACTGATCGATGTCCACCATATCATCGGAGATGGGATGAGTACGCCTCTTATGATGTCGCGGCTGGAACGGTATTATCAGGGCGCCAGGCAGAAGATATGTGAATTAAGCTATCTCGATTTTGCATACGCTGTCTCTGCTAAGACAGACAGTAACCGGGAAACGGATAGAGCGTACTGGGAGGAACACCTGACTCCTCTGCCACAGCAGCTCATGCTGCCGACTGATTTTCCGCGATTGAAGACTTTTGATTTCAGAGGGGATTATTATGTTCATCGAATCCAGAGCGGACTCTCCAGAAAATGCAGTGAGTTCTGTGCAGAACAGGGAATCTCGCCTTACATGCTGTTCCTGGCGGCATACGGCATACTGCTTTCGGCGGTTTCCGGAAAACAGGATATGATAATCGGAACGCCGGTTTCCATGAGGCTGCACCGACAGCTGAAGGAGATCTGCGGGCCGTTTATCAACACACTGCCGCTGCGTCTGAAGCCGTGCAAAGCGATGGAGCCATCAGGGTATCTCCAGGCGGTGAAAGAAGAAGTAAATCATATGCTGGAACATCAGAACTGTTCACTCGAGGACATCATTTCAGCGCTGAAACTTCCCAGAACCTTTTCGGGG
The Ruminococcus gauvreauii genome window above contains:
- a CDS encoding DUF1294 domain-containing protein, encoding MLQYMAGYLLMINLITLFAYGMDKRRARLGKWRVKERTLLLLAVIGGSAGALLGIYGFRHKTKHKKFTLLIPVLLACHTVLLIRFFMEYSG
- a CDS encoding non-ribosomal peptide synthetase; amino-acid sequence: MSEKKILVFPLSQSQQNIWNLERTFAGTSINNISTTIRIHGRIDFVLLQKSIQMVLEADISLRTQLTMQDDVPMQYHVPYREQAFEVYDFTHTNDRGIESWEATVSREVLPLLDMPLYRFVLFRSGENEGGVFIKVHHIISDGWAQMLLCNRIARYYLELLAGREPQIEAAPDYRQHVEEEERYLNSRTYSRDREYWEQVVRQSGEPSVIKSVKSAAVSPVGRRLSFQLPQTLNHAIYSYCIKNRVAPFAVFYMALAIYFRRIGGAVRFTVGTPIVNRTNFIEKQSTGMFVNTLPFYNEIDDDWSLDQFNEALMDQWYELLRHQRFPFSHIVQLADNYGREDSRLFHIALSYQDSKVYESPDASVTFQGRWHYSGYQAEQLCIHLSNMEDHRQYSVDYDYLTQLFSEDEIYRLHGNLENILQEALGSPSKPIYQLAVLSKEERERVLYTFNHTARTLEEKCLYDVFREKVREHPNRVAAICGGERMTYEELDQRGAVLSARLQGILGEDAGVAALLLPRDFSLFTALTGVLHSGNAYLMLSPELPAGRIRLILEKSGAGVLVTQRDIYEQLIRDEVQTPVIFADEVYASNSPADSRRAAMDDLAYLVYTSGSTGEPKGVEITQKNLLNFCRAMTPVYGRGAVLSVCNTGFDAFTIESTAALLNGRTVVLPKDMEQESPRRLAELIRGYAVGFLSITPSRLTAFLKEPVFCRAMRMMESIVCGGEAFPGELLKQLKTCTCARIYNQYGPSETTVGVTVKELGDASAITIGKPMQNCRMYVLDPWMNPLPAGVYGELYISGLCVGRGYRGDEQLTKEKFTENPFETGEIMYATGDAACWTQDGEILLAGRFDRQVKLRGLRVEPQEIADCIASYPGVKEAAAKVCELNGQMVLAAYYCADEEIPEVELLTFAASYLPRYMIPAAVIRMEKLPLLSSGKTDESRLPPPVMGNNIESEQDSALVRQITSVFCRVLKQPEIKADSDYFLYGGNSLNAMEVLGELEEQTGQLVRVSDLYACRTARRLAQFICKEEKAGSPSRAQQEHLKPAPAMERYPLSPIQQGIYVQSRMDEGGLSYHMPGAFRLREDVDTGRLEGAFRQLIAEDPLFRTEFVQEQEGIFARVREQVEFSLQILRGTDLSEVSSSFVVPFDLARAPLLRAGILKDDAGENILLIDVHHIIGDGMSTPLMMSRLERYYQGARQKICELSYLDFAYAVSAKTDSNRETDRAYWEEHLTPLPQQLMLPTDFPRLKTFDFRGDYYVHRIQSGLSRKCSEFCAEQGISPYMLFLAAYGILLSAVSGKQDMIIGTPVSMRLHRQLKEICGPFINTLPLRLKPCKAMEPSGYLQAVKEEVNHMLEHQNCSLEDIISALKLPRTFSGNPLYQAAFSMRPFDAGQLVLAGGEATYLPVHTQTTKTELFIELVKEQEQYELHFEYASSYFLEETIALYGRCMESIVEGLIKGKTEKISELPYLMVNDRISLLELPNYQFQPFANLPIHQMIQRIAKIQPDHTAVIWHGKTTTYEQLMNQAARIAAGLVAAGAEKGERIGLAFARTPALFSGMLGILMAGGAYVPMQASLPQKRICYMAETAGVRKILCDKKSREMIAGIPGIICLDADAFEENPQETYVQVTGEDLIHVLFTSGSTGRPKGVMIRHRSVSNLYQDMKHVMRDIDGAVLCTANVMFDIFIVESLFPLAMGNQVVLADEEEMLLPWRLADLVKCTQVQFLQMTASRLALCFGNKAFREAAQELRLVIAGGESLHPGFAETFRECSAGRLVNMYGPTEATVCTTMAEIHPGEAITIGRPLPNYRVYVLDEERQPVLPTAYGELYLAGEGISEGYAGHPELTEQAFFTDLYFTDQKMYKSGDMGRLRADGSIEFLGRQDDQVKINGQRVELTEIMNVMLESKLTESAVVFPSEKPDGSSQLCAYYVPAAGAEHSEVRMENWLRASLPAYMVPARIHTADVLPVTDNGKIDILTLRQRLKEETVRLTDMEQPKEDDRITEKVLNIWSEVLGCSGLSADQSFFEQGGTSLGALNVLSRFFNEGLEMTMAQFYENPTARGQAALFGGEEHVSGRRDAVCYPAVVPEARILSTPGQKAVFVTGATGFFGAHLLYELISSGVPQVLCLLRGADKKRLSDALTWYFGAGFVSRAGDRIRVVFGDLEQPRFGMSEDAFRNLAGYIDVIYHCAADVRHYAADEAEFLERNVGGTRTVIELARYSNAVLHHMSTASIGGEYLKGQPDMTAVFSEQDFYIGQNWEDNIYLKSKFLAEAEVYRAVEEGLQARVYRLGRIINRSSDGVFQRNPQSNAAFLLMRAVRKLGCIPVSMQDIPVDLTPVDWCARAVLALHRMKRTTCHLLNSSPPAMIQVAQILVPELSVIPDGQFDLVLSDRMNETNREILAPLLDFWNRMKRSKSTIRVVCTETQRELADAGFTERIPEYEKLLIGLTANFDD
- a CDS encoding diacylglycerol/lipid kinase family protein, which produces MYYFIINPKSRSDLGAKIWSQVEQELQKRRVVYQAFLTKYRGHAKKLARMLSDTLTQEDILAAIGGDGTLNEIVSGLTHPEQITLGYIPTGSGNDFARGVGLAKDVPTALQAILKPQVIRKIDIGVCHASGRERRFVISSGIGFDAGICHEALASPIKDFLNRFGLGKLTYASIALRHLLFFKRFDLRLSMDGGRSASFCNVWFAAAMNLKYEGGGFKFCPSANSADGFLDLMVVSGISRLKVLLMLPAAFFGKHTHLRGVLFLRCRSVHISTSIKRPVHLDGESGGSLDSLTISCLRKQLSVIIK